Proteins from a single region of Spirochaetaceae bacterium:
- a CDS encoding phosphoribosyltransferase family protein, protein MTDPAPAVQAGGSDPAMRMSGPVIVPEHGLARQGADGNHAGPPAAPSRLPPRFRGRVSRVLIPAQALQRRITDMARELASHHPPDGELVITPVLNGAFMFAADLARALGAVSTLDVRFEFAKTSTYGESLGADGDQRRVQIDLQPADVVGRSMLLVDDILDHGFTLCALRDRMAAWGVRNVQVCVLLDKQLGDPSPETLAQRAKAAPDLVGFRIPDVWVAGYGLDAGGALRQLPSIVAVDPDG, encoded by the coding sequence ATGACCGATCCCGCACCCGCGGTACAGGCCGGCGGGAGCGATCCGGCGATGCGCATGAGCGGGCCGGTGATTGTCCCCGAGCACGGCCTTGCCCGGCAGGGGGCGGACGGCAACCATGCAGGCCCACCCGCCGCTCCCTCGCGCCTGCCGCCGCGGTTCCGCGGGCGCGTGTCGCGGGTACTGATTCCGGCGCAGGCGCTGCAGCGGCGCATCACCGACATGGCGCGCGAGTTGGCCAGCCACCATCCGCCCGACGGCGAGCTGGTCATAACCCCGGTGCTCAACGGGGCGTTCATGTTCGCGGCCGACCTCGCCCGCGCCCTCGGCGCCGTCAGCACACTCGACGTGCGTTTCGAATTCGCCAAGACCAGCACCTACGGCGAATCGCTCGGCGCCGACGGCGACCAGCGCCGCGTGCAGATCGACCTGCAACCCGCCGACGTGGTTGGCCGCTCCATGCTGCTCGTGGACGACATCCTGGATCACGGCTTTACGCTGTGCGCGTTGCGTGACCGGATGGCCGCGTGGGGAGTGCGCAACGTGCAGGTGTGCGTCCTGCTGGACAAGCAGCTCGGCGACCCGTCGCCGGAAACGCTGGCGCAGCGAGCCAAGGCCGCGCCGGACCTGGTCGGGTTCCGCATCCCGGACGTGTGGGTGGCCGGCTACGGCCTCGACGCCGGCGGCGCGCTGCGCCAACTGCCGAGCATCGTTGCCGTCGATCCCGACGGCTGA